In one Dama dama isolate Ldn47 chromosome 5, ASM3311817v1, whole genome shotgun sequence genomic region, the following are encoded:
- the TOB1 gene encoding protein Tob1, whose product MQLEIQVALNFIISYLYNKLPRRRVNIFGEELERLLKKKYEGHWYPEKPYKGSGFRCIHIGEKVDPVIEQASKESGLDIDDVRGNLPQDLSVWIDPFEVSYQIGEKGPVKVLYVDDNNENGCELDKEIKNSFNPEAQVFMPISDPASSVSSSPSPPFGHSAAVSPTFMPRSTQPLTFTTATFAATKFGSTKMKNSGRSNKVARTSPINLGLNVNDLLKQKAISSSMHSLYGLGLGNQQPPQQQQQPSQPPPPPQQQQQQKTSALSPNAKEFIFPNMQGQGSSTNGMFPGDSPLNLSPLQYSNAFDVFAAYGGLNEKSFVDGLNFSLNNMQYSNQQFQPVMAN is encoded by the coding sequence ATGCAGCTTGAAATCCAAGTAGcactaaattttattatttcatatctGTATAATAAGCTTCCCAGAAGACGTGTCAACATTTTtggtgaagagcttgaaagactTCTTAAGAAGAAATATGAAGGGCACTGGTATCCTGAAAAGCCATACAAAGGATCAGGGTTTAGATGTATACACATAGGGGAGAAAGTGGACCCAGTGATTGAACAAGCATCCAAAGAGAGTGGTTTGGACATTGATGATGTACGTGGCAATCTGCCACAGGATCTTAGTGTTTGGATCGACCCGTTTGAGGTTTCCTACCAAATTGGTGAAAAGGGACCAGTGAAGGTGCTTTATGTGgatgataataatgaaaatggaTGCGAGCTGGATAAGGAGATCAAAAACAGCTTTAACCCAGAGGCCCAGGTTTTTATGCCCATAAGTGACCCAGCCTCATCAGTGTCCAGCTCTCCATCGCCTCCCTTTGGTCACTCTGCTGCTGTAAGCCCTACCTTCATGCCCCGGTCCACTCAGCCTTTAACCTTTACTACTGCCACTTTCGCTGCCACCAAGTTTGGCTCTACCAAAATGAAGAATAGTGGCCGCAGCAACAAGGTTGCACGTACTTCTCCTATTAACCTCGGCTTGAATGTGAATGACCTCTTGAAGCAGAAAGCCATCTCTTCCTCAATGCACTCTCTGTACGGGCTTGGCCTGGGTAACCAGCAGCCGccgcagcaacagcagcagccatcccagccaccaccaccaccacagcagcagcaacagcagaaaaCCTCTGCTCTTTCTCCTAATGCCAAggaatttatttttcctaatatGCAGGGTCAAGGTAGTAGTACCAATGGAATGTTCCCAGGTGACAGCCCCCTTAACCTCAGTCCTCTCCAGTACAGTAATGCCTTTGATGTATTTGCGGCCTATGGAGGCCTCAACGAGAAGTCTTTTGTAGATGGCTTGAATTTTAGCTTAAATAACATGCAGTATTCTAACCAGCAATTCCAGCCTGTTATGgctaactaa